One Apodemus sylvaticus chromosome 14, mApoSyl1.1, whole genome shotgun sequence DNA window includes the following coding sequences:
- the LOC127664908 gene encoding uncharacterized protein LOC127664908 isoform X4, whose product MPRVNDGLQSLAELNKNPVEGFSAGLIDDNDLYRWEVLIIGPPDTLYEGGVFKAYLIFPKDYPLRPPIMKFITDIWPPNGKLPLIWNKIKTGWSSLVPDTGKLSWPRQQSSVRHVDIDCFFVSGAIRNITDLKGKTVALSATMAQEGHLFIVVLTSNWSGSITKIKS is encoded by the exons aactcaacaaaaatcCAGTGGAAGGCTTTTCAGCAGGTTTAATAGACGACAATGATCTCTATCGTTGGGAAGTCCTTATTATTGGTCCTCCAGATACACTTTA tgaagGTGGTGTTTTTAAGGCTTATCTCATTTTCCCAAAAGATTATCCCCTCCGGCCTCCTATAATGAAATTCATTACAGATATTTGGCCCCCAAATG gcaagcttcctctgatttggaacaaaataaaaacaggctggTCTTCCCTTGTACCTGACACAG gcaAATTGAGCTGGCCCAGACAGCAGAGCTCTGTAAGGCATGTTGATATTGATTGCTTCTTTGTCTCAGGGGCTATAAGAAATATAACAGATCTCAAAG gaaaaacagtggctctgtCAGCAACTATGGCACAGGAAGGTCACCTTTTCATCGTGGTGCTAACATCCAACTGGAGTGGcagtattaccaaaataaaatcctga
- the LOC127664908 gene encoding uncharacterized protein LOC127664908 isoform X3: protein MPRVNDGLQSLAELNKNPVEGFSAGLIDDNDLYRWEVLIIGPPDTLYEGGVFKAYLIFPKDYPLRPPIMKFITDIWPPNGKLPLIWNKIKTGWSSLVPDTGKLSWPRQQSSVRKNSGSVSNYGTGRSPFHRGANIQLEWQYYQNKILKGEADHADPESGDLIAEIKGLSHHDYL from the exons aactcaacaaaaatcCAGTGGAAGGCTTTTCAGCAGGTTTAATAGACGACAATGATCTCTATCGTTGGGAAGTCCTTATTATTGGTCCTCCAGATACACTTTA tgaagGTGGTGTTTTTAAGGCTTATCTCATTTTCCCAAAAGATTATCCCCTCCGGCCTCCTATAATGAAATTCATTACAGATATTTGGCCCCCAAATG gcaagcttcctctgatttggaacaaaataaaaacaggctggTCTTCCCTTGTACCTGACACAG gcaAATTGAGCTGGCCCAGACAGCAGAGCTCTGTAAG gaaaaacagtggctctgtCAGCAACTATGGCACAGGAAGGTCACCTTTTCATCGTGGTGCTAACATCCAACTGGAGTGGcagtattaccaaaataaaatcctgaaaggagaagcag ATCATGCTGACCCAGAAAGTGGAGATttgattgctgagattaaaggcttgagccaccatgatTATCTGTAA